One part of the Oceanihabitans sp. IOP_32 genome encodes these proteins:
- a CDS encoding methyltransferase domain-containing protein, with protein sequence MNLFVDTSKRSDKTEIMDDFSINGALLRDTLDKLGNINKWLGGNRVTLNGIEQLLKNRSKDKVYTIIDLGCGHGDILRLVSKYGKKHGYKFKLIGIDANQEAIDYANELSADYPELTFVNIDIFSGAFEALDFDIALTTLFLHHFKDEAILSLLANLSKNANLGVVVNDLHRSEIAYGLFKLLGLTISNHMVVQDGLTSILRAFKRKDLEQFSKALKLKSKISWKWAFRYQWLIMR encoded by the coding sequence ATGAATTTATTTGTAGACACCTCTAAACGAAGCGATAAGACCGAGATTATGGACGATTTTTCCATTAACGGCGCATTACTTCGCGACACCTTAGACAAGCTTGGAAATATTAATAAATGGCTAGGTGGCAACCGCGTCACGCTAAATGGTATTGAGCAACTTTTAAAAAACCGATCTAAAGATAAAGTGTATACCATTATAGATTTGGGTTGTGGCCATGGCGATATCCTGCGATTGGTCTCAAAATATGGAAAAAAGCATGGCTACAAATTTAAATTAATCGGTATTGATGCCAACCAAGAGGCCATCGATTATGCCAACGAATTATCGGCAGATTACCCAGAATTGACCTTTGTAAACATCGATATCTTCTCAGGGGCCTTTGAAGCCTTAGATTTCGATATAGCCTTAACCACCTTGTTTTTGCATCATTTTAAAGACGAGGCGATTTTAAGTCTTTTGGCAAATCTTTCAAAAAACGCTAACTTAGGTGTGGTGGTTAATGATTTGCACCGCAGTGAAATCGCATACGGCTTGTTTAAATTATTGGGTTTAACCATTTCAAATCACATGGTGGTTCAAGATGGTTTAACCTCTATTTTAAGAGCCTTTAAACGAAAGGATTTAGAACAGTTCTCAAAAGCCCTAAAACTCAAATCTAAAATTAGTTGGAAATGGGCTTTTCGTTATCAATGGCTTATTATGCGTTAA
- a CDS encoding type III polyketide synthase has protein sequence MSVKITAVAKQLPKYARATKDILPLVEFWLEGQEERFKRKVLKIFENAAVDKRYSIMDPEDVFLKTSFEEKNDIYIKESIKLAEQSLTKALDKAQLKATDIDYIITVSCTGIMIPSLDAYLINSLKMKQDIVRLPVTEMGCAAGVSGILYAKNFLKANPNKRAAVVAVEAPTATFQLDDYSMVNVVSAAIFGDGCASVILSSYEEESGPEIKAEGMYHFFDTEHMMGFKLRNTGLQMVLDQSVPETIATHFPKIIHPFLAQNGLSIKDIDHLVFHPGGKKIVQTVEDLFEDLGKNINDTKDVLRLYGNMSSATVLYVLERFMDKNLPKGDTGLMLSFGPGFSAQRILLEW, from the coding sequence ATGAGTGTAAAAATTACAGCAGTAGCCAAACAATTACCAAAATATGCCAGAGCAACTAAGGATATTTTACCTTTAGTTGAATTTTGGTTAGAAGGGCAGGAAGAACGTTTTAAGCGAAAAGTTTTGAAAATTTTTGAAAATGCAGCCGTCGATAAACGCTATTCCATTATGGATCCTGAAGACGTGTTTTTAAAAACATCTTTTGAAGAGAAAAACGATATTTATATTAAAGAATCCATAAAACTTGCAGAGCAAAGTTTAACTAAAGCGCTCGATAAAGCCCAGCTAAAAGCCACCGATATCGATTATATTATTACCGTAAGTTGCACAGGTATTATGATTCCGTCTTTAGATGCCTATTTAATTAATAGCCTAAAAATGAAACAAGATATTGTGCGATTACCAGTTACCGAAATGGGTTGTGCCGCTGGTGTTTCGGGCATATTGTATGCCAAAAACTTTCTAAAGGCGAACCCCAATAAACGAGCAGCTGTTGTTGCAGTAGAGGCGCCAACGGCAACCTTTCAGCTCGACGATTATTCGATGGTAAACGTGGTAAGTGCAGCCATTTTTGGCGATGGTTGCGCCAGTGTTATTTTATCGTCTTATGAGGAGGAGAGCGGACCAGAAATTAAAGCAGAAGGCATGTATCACTTTTTCGATACCGAGCACATGATGGGTTTTAAATTAAGAAATACGGGCTTGCAAATGGTGCTGGACCAATCTGTACCAGAAACTATTGCAACTCATTTCCCGAAGATTATACATCCGTTTTTAGCACAGAACGGACTAAGCATTAAAGACATCGACCATTTAGTATTTCATCCTGGCGGCAAAAAAATCGTGCAAACCGTCGAAGATTTATTCGAAGATTTAGGAAAAAATATTAACGATACTAAAGATGTTTTAAGACTTTATGGCAACATGAGTAGCGCAACCGTACTTTATGTTTTAGAGCGTTTTATGGATAAGAATTTACCCAAAGGCGATACGGGTTTAATGCTTAGTTTTGGTCCTGGCTTTTCGGCACAACGTATTTTATTAGAGTGGTAA
- a CDS encoding 3-hydroxyacyl-ACP dehydratase FabZ family protein, protein METNQIIKHLPYQKPFLFVEGINAVSENGITGFYTFKAEEFFYQGHFKNNPVTPGVILTECMAQIGLVCFGIYLLKDKLDDVSVPKIALTAHQMDFYLPVLPNDKVTVISEKEVFRFNKLKCKVKMINEKGALVCRGQISGMIQMP, encoded by the coding sequence ATGGAAACAAACCAAATTATAAAACACTTACCCTACCAAAAACCATTTCTATTTGTAGAGGGTATTAATGCGGTTTCAGAAAACGGTATTACGGGTTTTTATACGTTTAAGGCAGAAGAGTTTTTCTATCAAGGGCATTTTAAAAACAACCCCGTTACACCTGGTGTTATTTTAACCGAATGTATGGCACAAATAGGTTTGGTTTGTTTCGGAATTTATTTGTTAAAGGATAAGTTAGACGATGTAAGTGTTCCTAAAATAGCATTAACGGCGCATCAAATGGATTTCTATTTGCCTGTTTTACCTAATGATAAAGTAACCGTGATTTCAGAAAAGGAAGTGTTTCGGTTTAATAAATTAAAATGTAAGGTAAAAATGATTAATGAAAAAGGAGCCTTAGTTTGTAGAGGACAAATTTCGGGCATGATACAAATGCCTTAG
- a CDS encoding SDR family oxidoreductase, whose protein sequence is MKTFKDKNYWAIILGGSSGLGLATAKKLAKHGLNICVIHRNSRMQEAAIQAAFETIKQDDIEFKAYNIDAFKPEKREEVILELKVLFKDHQKVKVLVHSVAKGNLKPMVSQDKPVLKNDDFALTINTMAISLYDWTKALFNANLFAKDARIISFTSEGNTKAWQNYAAVSAAKVTLEALTRNIALEFAPFGIKANCIQAGVTDTASLRLIPGSETIIEHTLKRNPNKRLTQPEDIANVVYLLCKDEASWITGTVIPVDGGEHLS, encoded by the coding sequence ATGAAAACATTTAAAGATAAAAATTATTGGGCTATAATTTTAGGTGGCAGTAGCGGTCTGGGTTTAGCCACAGCAAAAAAATTGGCAAAGCATGGCTTGAATATTTGTGTAATTCATAGAAACTCCAGAATGCAAGAAGCAGCCATTCAAGCAGCATTCGAAACTATAAAACAAGATGATATAGAATTTAAGGCCTATAATATAGATGCTTTTAAACCTGAAAAACGAGAGGAAGTCATTTTAGAATTAAAAGTGTTATTTAAAGACCATCAAAAAGTAAAAGTTCTGGTGCATAGCGTGGCCAAAGGCAATTTAAAGCCAATGGTTTCTCAGGACAAACCGGTATTAAAAAACGACGATTTTGCCTTAACCATAAATACTATGGCGATTAGCTTATACGATTGGACTAAAGCACTTTTTAATGCCAATCTTTTTGCCAAAGATGCTAGAATTATTAGTTTTACAAGTGAAGGCAATACCAAAGCTTGGCAAAATTACGCGGCTGTTTCGGCAGCAAAAGTCACTTTAGAAGCGCTAACACGAAATATCGCATTAGAGTTTGCACCTTTCGGAATTAAGGCCAATTGCATACAAGCAGGCGTTACAGATACGGCGTCTTTAAGGCTGATACCAGGAAGTGAAACCATTATAGAACACACGCTAAAACGCAACCCTAATAAGCGGTTAACACAACCAGAAGATATTGCTAATGTGGTGTATTTGTTGTGCAAAGATGAAGCCTCTTGGATTACGGGAACTGTTATTCCTGTTGATGGTGGTGAGCATTTGAGTTAA